From Lagenorhynchus albirostris chromosome 10, mLagAlb1.1, whole genome shotgun sequence, the proteins below share one genomic window:
- the DUSP7 gene encoding dual specificity protein phosphatase 7 has product MKNQLRGPPARAHMSASGASAAGGTGAGSEPGAGSGSGAGTGAGAAAGAGAMPCKSAEWLQEELEARGGASLLLLDCRPHELFESSHIETAINLAIPGLMLRRLRKGNLPIRSIIPNHADKERFATRCKAATVLLYDEATAEWQPEPGAPASVLGLLLQKLRDDGCQAYYLQGGFNKFQTEYSEHCETNVDSSSSPSGSPPTSVLGLGGLRISSDCSDGESDRELPSSATESDGSPVPSSQPAFPVQILPYLYLGCAKDSTNLDVLGKYGIKYILNVTPNLPNAFEHGGEFTYKQIPISDHWSQNLSQFFPEAISFIDEARSKKCGVLVHCLAGISRSVTVTVAYLMQKMNLSLNDAYDFVKRKKSNISPNFNFMGQLLDFERTLGLSSPCDNHTPSEQLYFSTPTNHNLFPLNTLEST; this is encoded by the exons ATGAAAAACCAGCTCCGCGGCCCCCCAGCGCGGGCGCACATGTCGGCCTCGGGGGCGTCGGCGGCTGGGGGCACCGGGGCGGGGTCGGAGCCCGGTGCGGGGTCTGGTTCCGGCGCCGGTACCGGGGCAGGCGCGGCGGCGGGTGCGGGGGCCATGCCTTGCAAGAGTGCCGAGTGGCTGCAGGAGGAGCTGGAGGCGCGCGGCGGCGCGTCCCTGCTGCTGCTCGACTGCCGGCCGCACGAGCTCTTCGAGTCGTCGCACATCGAGACGGCCATCAACCTGGCCATCCCGGGCCTCATGCTGCGCCGCTTGCGCAAGGGCAACCTGCCCATCCGCTCCATCATCCCCAACCACGCCGACAAGGAGCGTTTCGCTACGCGCTGCAAGGCGGCCACCGTTTTGCTCTACGACGAGGCCACGGCCGAGTGGCAGCCAGAGCCTGGCGCTCCCGCTTCGGTGCTTGGCCTTCTCCTGCAAAAGCTGCGCGACGACGGCTGCCAGGCCTACTACCTCCAAG GTGGTTTCAACAAGTTCCAGACAGAGTACTCAGAACACTGCGAGACCAACGTGGACAGCTCGTCCTCGCCGAGCGGCTCACCGCCCACCTCAGTGTTGGGTCTGGGGGGCCTACGCATCAGCTCTGATTGCTCAGATGGTGAGTCGGACAGAGAGCTGCCCAGCAGTGCCACCGAGTCAGACGGCAGCCCTGTGCCATCCAGCCAACCGGCCTTCCCCGTCCAGATCCTGCCCTACCTCTACCTCGGCTGCGCCAAGGACTCCACCAACCTGGATGTGCTCGGCAAGTACGGCATCAAGTATATCCTCAACGTCACGCCCAACCTGCCCAATGCCTTCGAGCACGGGGGCGAGTTCACCTACAAGCAGATCCCCATCTCTGACCACTGGAGCCAGAACCTCTCCCAGTTCTTCCCTGAGGCCATCAGCTTCATCG ATGAGGCCCGCTCCAAGAAGTGCGGTGTCCTGGTGCACTGCCTGGCAGGCATCAGCCGCTCGGTGACGGTCACGGTGGCCTACCTGATGCAGAAGATGAACCTGTCGCTCAATGATGCCTACGACTTTGTCAAGAGGAAAAAGTCCAACATCTCACCCAACTTCAACTTTATGGGGCAGCTGCTGGACTTCGAGCGGACGCTGGGGCTGAGCAGCCCGTGTGACAACCACACCCCCAGCGAGCAGCTCTACTTCTCCACGCCCACCAACCACAACCTGTTCCCACTCAACACGCTCGAGTCCACGTGA